One segment of Desulfosporosinus sp. Sb-LF DNA contains the following:
- a CDS encoding nucleotidyltransferase domain-containing protein, which yields MMDELVQKFIAVVVSFPEIELAYWFGSRAQGKGTPLSDWDFAVKYNKEMTWKEQLNIRSSFADCLKTDAVDLVDWDYSPLSLRYSIVQEGILILCRDENLRVELETKTRSRYWDFEPYLREYQEAFFRRVTERGL from the coding sequence ATGATGGACGAGTTAGTACAGAAATTCATTGCAGTGGTTGTATCCTTCCCAGAGATTGAACTGGCTTACTGGTTTGGATCACGCGCCCAAGGAAAAGGGACACCCCTGAGTGATTGGGATTTTGCTGTAAAATATAATAAGGAAATGACATGGAAAGAACAATTGAATATTCGTTCCTCGTTTGCGGACTGTCTTAAAACAGATGCTGTTGATCTGGTGGACTGGGATTATTCTCCACTATCTTTACGCTACTCTATCGTCCAGGAGGGAATCTTAATCCTTTGCCGTGACGAGAATCTAAGGGTGGAATTGGAAACAAAGACACGTTCTCGCTATTGGGATTTTGAACCCTATTTACGAGAATACCAGGAAGCATTTTTTCGTCGCGTAACGGAAAGGGGATTGTAA
- a CDS encoding DUF86 domain-containing protein has product MVNRTKVERQLELIKEYLDFLQEIRSLTEEEFAASKRNFHSAERCLQLAIECLINIGNHIISDQGLRAPKDYADIFRILAENSILLTEDALTLKQMVQFRNRLVHVYWDIEPKFLWQIIQEELEDIERCAQDLARFAQNH; this is encoded by the coding sequence ATGGTTAATCGCACAAAGGTGGAACGGCAGTTGGAGCTAATCAAAGAATATCTGGATTTCTTACAAGAAATTCGATCGCTCACAGAAGAAGAGTTTGCCGCATCCAAAAGGAATTTTCATAGCGCAGAACGTTGTTTGCAGTTAGCCATTGAATGTTTAATTAATATCGGAAACCATATTATTTCCGATCAAGGTTTGCGCGCTCCAAAGGATTATGCAGATATTTTTAGAATTCTGGCGGAGAACAGTATTTTATTAACAGAGGATGCCTTGACACTCAAACAAATGGTGCAGTTTCGAAACCGGCTCGTTCATGTGTATTGGGATATTGAACCAAAATTTTTATGGCAGATTATTCAGGAGGAGTTAGAAGATATTGAACGGTGTGCGCAGGACTTGGCAAGATTTGCGCAAAACCACTAA
- a CDS encoding deoxyguanosinetriphosphate triphosphohydrolase has translation MSDVHNIRQRTEKEEQERLSPYAAKSGEANREHWEEECPIRTKFQRDRDRILHSKPFRRLKHKTQVYIAPSGDHYRTRMTHSLEVSQICRTIARGLQLNEDLIEAIALGHDVGHTPFGHVGEEALRRIITHFEHNEQSIRIVKVLANEGRGLNLTEPVLDGILHHTGDGVPKALEGQIVKTGDRIAYLCHDYDDALRAGLLIRSDLPETVRRTLGEKPSDMITTMVVDMIEASIGQCRIQQSAEVRGAMQEFRQFMFARVYNNPKLREERRKGQYIIQALFEYYSQDISKLPENFLVWAHGNEVQAVVDYISGLTDNYAIDLFERLFVPRQK, from the coding sequence ATGAGCGATGTTCATAACATCCGACAAAGGACTGAAAAGGAAGAACAAGAACGCCTATCACCTTATGCGGCAAAAAGTGGGGAAGCGAATCGCGAGCACTGGGAAGAAGAATGTCCGATCCGCACAAAATTTCAACGGGATCGTGATCGAATTCTGCACAGTAAGCCCTTTCGTCGCCTTAAACATAAAACCCAAGTATATATTGCTCCATCGGGAGATCATTACAGAACTCGTATGACCCATAGTTTGGAAGTCTCTCAAATATGTCGTACTATCGCCCGGGGACTACAACTAAATGAAGATCTTATAGAAGCGATAGCGTTAGGCCATGATGTCGGTCACACCCCGTTCGGGCATGTCGGAGAAGAGGCTTTGAGACGGATTATCACCCACTTTGAACATAATGAGCAGTCCATTCGTATTGTAAAAGTTCTTGCTAATGAGGGGCGTGGATTAAACCTGACAGAGCCTGTTCTCGATGGGATATTACATCACACTGGAGACGGAGTTCCCAAGGCGCTAGAGGGGCAGATTGTAAAAACCGGGGATCGAATTGCCTATCTCTGTCATGATTACGACGATGCCTTGCGAGCGGGCTTACTGATCCGAAGTGATTTGCCGGAGACCGTCAGGAGGACGCTTGGAGAGAAACCAAGTGATATGATTACCACAATGGTGGTTGACATGATAGAGGCATCCATCGGGCAATGTCGCATTCAACAGTCGGCAGAGGTCAGAGGTGCAATGCAGGAATTCCGGCAATTTATGTTTGCCAGGGTCTATAATAACCCTAAATTACGTGAAGAACGTCGTAAAGGTCAATACATAATACAGGCTCTTTTCGAATATTACAGTCAGGATATATCGAAACTTCCTGAGAACTTTTTGGTTTGGGCTCATGGAAACGAAGTTCAAGCGGTTGTGGATTATATATCGGGACTAACAGATAATTATGCTATTGATCTATTCGAGCGACTGTTTGTTCCACGGCAAAAGTGA
- a CDS encoding GerMN domain-containing protein, producing MYFKYRRTFKTFIVVIVTMLLAGVFLTGCNAAKTQTQAVKPSDNSTTTTPATTTPPVVNNPESTSPQSVKLTLYFPNAEATGLVATNRTVVVTDQEVIKAMFKELLTPPSGLEKPLPQGTTLLSASVSADGVATLNLSKEFQKNFHGGSSGELMTMYSIVNTLTTLPTIQSVQFLLEGKKLDGILGNLDTSLPLKPNTSLIMPK from the coding sequence ATGTACTTTAAGTATCGACGCACCTTTAAAACGTTCATCGTAGTGATTGTTACCATGTTACTTGCAGGAGTCTTCCTGACTGGCTGTAATGCGGCCAAAACCCAAACTCAAGCTGTTAAGCCTTCGGATAATTCCACAACCACAACCCCTGCGACAACAACCCCTCCTGTAGTGAATAACCCTGAGAGCACTAGTCCGCAATCCGTGAAACTGACACTTTATTTCCCTAATGCTGAGGCTACGGGATTAGTTGCGACGAATCGAACCGTCGTGGTGACTGATCAGGAAGTTATCAAAGCGATGTTCAAGGAACTGTTAACTCCCCCTTCTGGATTGGAAAAACCCCTTCCTCAGGGGACAACGCTTCTTAGCGCGTCTGTGAGCGCAGACGGCGTTGCAACCCTTAATCTTTCAAAGGAATTCCAAAAGAACTTTCACGGAGGGTCATCTGGTGAGCTAATGACTATGTACAGTATCGTAAACACATTGACGACCCTACCAACCATTCAAAGCGTCCAATTTCTCTTGGAGGGGAAAAAACTAGATGGAATTCTGGGAAATCTAGACACAAGTCTGCCCCTCAAACCTAATACCAGCTTGATAATGCCCAAATAG
- the dnaG gene encoding DNA primase — protein MDNRSHEEFIPEEVIEEVRQRTDIVEVISDYVSLQRKGKNYLGLCPFHSEKTPSFTVTPEKQMFYCFGCNVGGNMFSFLMKLENWSFLESVQNLAYRCGVQLPEKELSSREREESRLRRRSEQIHEWAASYFNNLLLMLPEGEPGRLYFEKRGMDLETIKSFRLGYAPERWDGLLVYMQERGVQPQELAEAGLALERGTPGKGGQYYDRFRNRVLFSILDRRNHPIAFGGRVLDDSLPKYLNSPETHFFNKGHHLYGMHRAHQGIREQGYALLVEGYMDVIALQNAGFPNAVASLGTALTRDQAKVLKRYTQRVVLLYDSDEAGIQAALRGGEILRDAGMRVDILTLIGSKDPDEYLKTHGVEEFNKALKQALTYVEFKYRILVREAPPQSIPEKAELVIKLAPDILKVISPVEREGYERFLSLELGLTLEAVQREISSQEQNKSKKVRVQEYSPLKQVSSGKNRDNIINGIICKDNAEELLPVVYLGVYRAERMLLRMLLEDISHLPKIKAKLGVSFWRVPEHQKIFNYLDQDGGLPANSDETVQSRLASLLLEELDISQTERLLDDCIKGILSTQADERVEDLQARMATLEKSGDMAGAMTLLKEIGERLKRGK, from the coding sequence GTGGACAACAGAAGTCATGAAGAATTTATTCCAGAAGAGGTCATCGAGGAAGTGCGTCAGCGCACGGATATCGTAGAAGTTATATCTGACTATGTGAGCTTGCAGCGTAAGGGGAAAAACTATTTGGGGCTTTGCCCTTTTCATTCAGAAAAGACGCCGAGTTTTACCGTGACCCCTGAGAAACAGATGTTTTATTGTTTTGGGTGCAACGTTGGGGGGAACATGTTTTCCTTTCTTATGAAGCTGGAGAATTGGTCTTTTCTGGAGAGTGTTCAAAATTTAGCATACCGATGCGGCGTGCAACTGCCAGAGAAAGAATTGTCTTCCCGCGAACGTGAAGAAAGTAGACTCCGACGGCGCTCTGAACAAATTCATGAATGGGCGGCAAGCTACTTCAATAACTTACTGCTGATGTTGCCTGAGGGAGAACCAGGACGTCTTTACTTTGAAAAGCGTGGGATGGACCTTGAGACGATAAAAAGCTTTCGTTTGGGTTATGCTCCAGAGCGATGGGACGGATTATTGGTTTATATGCAGGAACGTGGTGTTCAGCCACAAGAATTAGCGGAAGCAGGGTTAGCCTTGGAACGGGGGACGCCGGGGAAAGGGGGACAATATTATGATCGTTTTCGCAACCGTGTCCTCTTTAGTATATTAGACCGTCGCAACCATCCTATTGCGTTTGGCGGCCGAGTTCTGGATGATTCGCTTCCTAAATATCTAAATTCTCCTGAGACTCATTTTTTCAACAAGGGTCATCACCTCTATGGAATGCATCGTGCGCACCAAGGAATCCGTGAACAAGGTTACGCTCTCTTGGTTGAGGGTTATATGGATGTCATTGCGCTTCAAAATGCTGGATTTCCGAATGCCGTTGCCTCCTTAGGGACGGCTTTGACAAGGGATCAGGCAAAGGTTTTGAAACGATATACTCAGCGTGTTGTCCTCCTCTATGATTCCGATGAAGCAGGAATCCAGGCTGCCTTACGAGGGGGAGAAATTCTGCGTGATGCAGGAATGCGCGTGGATATCTTAACCTTAATCGGGTCAAAGGATCCTGATGAGTATTTGAAAACCCACGGTGTGGAAGAGTTTAATAAAGCTCTAAAGCAGGCATTAACCTACGTTGAGTTCAAATATCGGATCCTGGTCCGTGAAGCACCCCCACAAAGCATTCCAGAAAAGGCGGAACTAGTCATTAAACTTGCCCCAGATATCTTGAAAGTTATCAGCCCCGTTGAACGGGAAGGGTATGAGCGCTTTTTGAGTTTGGAACTCGGGCTTACTTTAGAAGCCGTACAACGCGAGATTTCAAGCCAAGAGCAGAATAAATCTAAAAAAGTGCGCGTACAAGAATATTCTCCACTAAAACAGGTTAGTTCTGGGAAAAATAGAGATAATATTATTAATGGCATTATATGTAAGGATAACGCGGAAGAATTATTGCCAGTAGTCTATTTGGGGGTTTATCGAGCAGAGCGCATGCTTCTGCGTATGTTGCTGGAAGATATTTCACATTTGCCTAAAATTAAGGCCAAGCTGGGAGTATCCTTTTGGAGAGTTCCAGAGCATCAAAAAATCTTCAATTATCTCGATCAGGATGGTGGATTGCCCGCGAATAGCGACGAAACGGTTCAGAGCCGGTTGGCTAGCTTACTCCTGGAAGAGTTAGATATATCTCAAACTGAGCGACTTTTAGATGATTGTATTAAGGGGATTCTCTCGACTCAAGCAGATGAACGAGTAGAAGATCTTCAAGCACGCATGGCAACTTTAGAAAAATCCGGTGACATGGCAGGGGCCATGACTCTGTTGAAAGAGATAGGAGAGCGGTTGAAACGTGGCAAATAG
- the rpoD gene encoding RNA polymerase sigma factor RpoD, with translation MSDEQKMESVQALIQKGKKKGSLTYREIMDALQGVELSPDQIDDVYQQLGRMGIDVVPEPEDVEREALKKGKDDDDLVDEPDEDVEEEAEVDLSVPEGVGIDDPVRMYLKEIGRVPLLSAEEEIQLAIRMEAGDEEAKRRLAEANLRLVVSIAKRYVGRGMLFLDLIQEGNLGLIKAVEKFDYIKGFKFSTYATWWIRQAITRAIADQARTIRIPVHMVETINKLIRVSRQLLQELGREPAPEEIATVMDIPVERVREIMKIAQEPVSLETPIGEEEDSHLGDFIPDEDAPAPAEAASFILLKEQLEEVLETLTPREEKVLRLRFGLDDGRTRTLEEVGQEFGVTRERIRQIEAKALRKLRHPSRSKKLKDYLE, from the coding sequence ATGAGCGATGAACAAAAAATGGAAAGCGTCCAAGCCCTCATTCAGAAAGGCAAAAAGAAGGGATCCTTAACATACCGCGAGATTATGGATGCTCTCCAAGGTGTTGAACTTTCCCCCGATCAAATTGATGATGTATATCAACAACTTGGGCGAATGGGAATAGATGTGGTGCCAGAACCTGAAGATGTAGAGCGGGAAGCCTTGAAAAAGGGCAAGGATGATGACGATCTGGTAGATGAGCCAGACGAAGATGTAGAGGAAGAAGCGGAAGTAGATCTTTCCGTGCCTGAAGGCGTAGGAATTGACGATCCCGTGCGCATGTATCTTAAGGAAATTGGGCGAGTTCCCCTGCTCTCGGCTGAAGAGGAAATTCAACTAGCGATACGTATGGAGGCTGGCGACGAGGAAGCTAAACGACGTTTGGCTGAAGCCAATTTGCGTCTTGTGGTTAGTATTGCGAAACGCTATGTTGGACGAGGTATGCTTTTCTTAGATCTGATTCAGGAAGGAAACCTTGGCCTCATTAAAGCTGTTGAAAAGTTTGACTATATTAAAGGGTTTAAGTTTAGTACGTATGCCACCTGGTGGATCCGTCAAGCGATTACCCGTGCCATTGCAGACCAGGCCCGGACAATCCGGATCCCAGTTCATATGGTAGAAACCATTAACAAGCTCATCCGCGTTTCAAGACAACTCTTGCAGGAACTGGGACGGGAACCGGCACCTGAGGAAATTGCTACAGTTATGGATATTCCGGTCGAACGTGTACGGGAGATCATGAAGATTGCCCAAGAGCCCGTTTCACTAGAAACCCCCATCGGAGAAGAGGAAGACTCCCATCTAGGAGATTTTATCCCAGATGAGGATGCCCCAGCACCGGCAGAGGCTGCTTCGTTCATTCTCTTAAAAGAGCAATTAGAAGAAGTTCTAGAAACATTAACCCCGCGCGAAGAGAAGGTACTTAGGCTGCGCTTTGGCCTTGACGATGGACGAACCCGGACCTTGGAAGAAGTAGGACAGGAATTTGGTGTCACTCGAGAACGGATTCGACAGATTGAAGCCAAGGCATTACGGAAGTTGCGTCATCCGAGTCGGAGTAAGAAGTTAAAGGATTATTTGGAGTAA
- a CDS encoding biosynthetic peptidoglycan transglycosylase, which translates to MFKFLIYTSVFLCIGWFGVKYYFTHVNRIADQVRSDVLTHVQTHHSQFLTYNDIPEIYRDAIISTEDRSFFTNRGIDLRGTLRAVSVDIGSGQARQGGSTITQQLIHNTLLSNMSKSLTWKLLESIYAIGVYDSMSKQETFAFYTNVIYFGHGANGLYQAAETYFGKPPSELNAGELTMLAGLPNAPSNYDPYHNMKLARERQHIVVQSMVDNGEISESQAKKIISEPIAGKIE; encoded by the coding sequence TTGTTTAAATTCCTTATTTATACATCTGTGTTTCTATGTATTGGTTGGTTTGGAGTAAAATATTACTTTACTCATGTCAACAGAATTGCCGATCAGGTGCGTAGTGACGTGCTCACTCATGTACAAACCCATCATAGCCAGTTTCTAACGTACAACGATATACCGGAAATATATCGAGATGCCATAATCTCAACTGAGGATCGCAGTTTTTTCACAAACAGAGGAATAGATTTAAGAGGAACTTTACGTGCAGTGTCTGTGGACATTGGCAGTGGGCAGGCCCGTCAAGGTGGCTCTACAATCACGCAACAGTTGATTCATAACACACTTTTAAGTAATATGTCAAAATCATTGACGTGGAAATTACTTGAGAGTATCTATGCCATAGGGGTGTATGACTCGATGAGTAAGCAAGAAACATTCGCGTTCTACACCAATGTCATTTACTTCGGACATGGGGCTAACGGATTGTACCAAGCGGCAGAGACATACTTTGGAAAACCTCCATCGGAACTGAACGCAGGAGAACTGACAATGCTAGCTGGCCTTCCGAATGCGCCAAGTAACTATGACCCATATCACAACATGAAACTTGCCCGTGAGCGACAACATATTGTCGTACAAAGTATGGTTGATAACGGAGAAATTAGTGAATCTCAGGCGAAGAAGATTATCAGCGAACCTATTGCGGGTAAAATAGAATAA
- the ytaF gene encoding sporulation membrane protein YtaF produces MHIVSALFLGLAANLDNLGVGISYGVKKIRVPFLSNFFIALLSGVVVAISVLTGHLLSRYIAVAGEIGALIIVAIGFWVIAHKTSTSDCLPAAIPVMKTYSVPIKALNCVVQITKEPSVADFDANGFISTKEAMVLGLTLSFNCIATGVGAGLTGMDPLSSGISVFIFSMISISVGYLIGWKTASDRFEQFAQVISGVVLIIIGIYELLN; encoded by the coding sequence ATGCATATAGTTTCGGCACTCTTTTTAGGTCTTGCCGCTAACCTGGATAACCTTGGGGTAGGTATTAGTTATGGAGTTAAAAAAATACGTGTTCCCTTTCTCTCCAATTTCTTCATAGCCTTATTATCGGGTGTAGTTGTAGCCATTTCCGTCTTAACAGGGCATCTTCTTAGTCGATATATTGCGGTAGCAGGTGAGATAGGGGCCTTAATAATTGTCGCCATAGGATTTTGGGTAATAGCACATAAGACATCAACAAGTGATTGTTTACCAGCTGCTATTCCAGTTATGAAGACCTACTCTGTTCCAATCAAGGCGTTGAATTGTGTTGTCCAAATCACTAAAGAACCTTCTGTCGCCGATTTTGACGCTAATGGTTTCATCTCGACCAAAGAAGCCATGGTTTTAGGCTTGACGTTATCGTTTAACTGTATTGCTACTGGGGTTGGGGCTGGACTTACAGGAATGGACCCTCTTTCATCAGGTATTTCAGTCTTTATCTTCAGTATGATTTCAATTAGCGTGGGATACTTGATCGGTTGGAAAACTGCTTCCGACCGATTTGAACAATTCGCCCAAGTGATTTCAGGAGTGGTACTTATTATAATCGGTATTTATGAACTTCTTAACTAG
- a CDS encoding DUF3862 domain-containing protein yields MRAKVSVQKHWLVLITLLLGLSMALIGCSKLTTGLSKQSTSTAAAPNTLDTNSSADKTIPSVPVTPKDTNNQTLTSSQKVSESGKTTSAKATEKSNTLTISKAKYNQLKYGDTYEKVKGLLGGTGEVVTESGIKGSKDYTATYLCHVKSPSAGEVFLAFKDNKLVNKMEVNLQ; encoded by the coding sequence TTGCGTGCTAAAGTATCAGTTCAAAAACACTGGCTAGTTTTAATTACTCTACTCCTAGGCTTAAGCATGGCTCTTATCGGCTGTAGCAAGTTAACAACAGGGCTTTCAAAACAATCGACTTCTACGGCTGCTGCACCTAACACACTAGATACGAACTCTTCAGCCGATAAAACAATTCCATCGGTTCCAGTTACTCCTAAAGATACAAACAATCAAACTCTAACCTCGAGCCAAAAAGTATCTGAATCCGGTAAAACAACATCAGCTAAAGCCACTGAGAAAAGCAATACACTAACCATTAGTAAAGCTAAGTACAACCAGCTAAAATACGGTGATACCTATGAAAAAGTTAAAGGCTTGTTGGGAGGCACTGGTGAAGTCGTCACAGAAAGCGGTATAAAGGGAAGCAAAGATTATACCGCAACCTATTTATGTCACGTGAAATCTCCATCCGCTGGAGAAGTGTTCCTGGCCTTTAAGGACAATAAACTAGTCAATAAAATGGAGGTTAACTTGCAATAA
- a CDS encoding polysaccharide deacetylase family protein — MDLRRLIVEFTFLLIVAYIIIPNIVLRCGGIGCWKRQNALGVAITFDDGPHPEYTPKVLEILERYKVPATFFVVGENAATYPELIKEIQGHGHQLGIHCQQHICSWFLNPWATWRKWDEGVATLERLTGQKVEWIRPPWGVFNMALWLWLKYRKKKVVLWNVEGYDWLAQRSPEQITKRVLKKTTVGSIVLLHDAGGQPGAPANTICALESICRRVAVEKKLPFVSLDLPLKNSQSNKWTT, encoded by the coding sequence ATGGATTTGCGTAGATTAATAGTAGAGTTCACTTTTTTGTTAATTGTAGCTTATATAATTATTCCAAATATTGTATTGCGTTGTGGAGGGATCGGTTGTTGGAAAAGGCAAAACGCCTTAGGTGTTGCAATTACGTTTGATGATGGGCCTCACCCGGAATATACCCCTAAAGTTTTAGAAATTCTTGAGCGGTACAAGGTACCGGCGACCTTTTTCGTTGTCGGAGAAAATGCCGCCACTTATCCTGAATTGATTAAGGAAATTCAGGGCCATGGGCATCAACTTGGTATACACTGCCAACAACATATTTGTTCCTGGTTTCTAAATCCATGGGCAACTTGGAGGAAGTGGGACGAAGGTGTTGCCACATTGGAACGGTTAACCGGGCAAAAGGTGGAATGGATTCGTCCACCTTGGGGGGTCTTTAACATGGCACTTTGGCTATGGTTGAAATACCGTAAAAAGAAAGTGGTTCTCTGGAATGTAGAGGGTTACGACTGGCTCGCTCAACGAAGTCCAGAGCAAATCACAAAACGGGTTTTGAAAAAAACAACAGTAGGCTCCATAGTATTGTTACACGATGCCGGGGGTCAGCCAGGAGCACCGGCAAATACCATTTGTGCTCTAGAAAGCATTTGCCGAAGGGTTGCAGTCGAGAAAAAGTTGCCTTTTGTTAGCCTGGATTTGCCATTGAAGAATTCACAAAGCAACAAATGGACAACCTAA
- a CDS encoding class I SAM-dependent methyltransferase: protein MKVSITLGPRLQTVAAFVPEGAKLGDIGTDHAYLPIVLYETQRISKAVAVDVHEGPYQSALNAVKSRDLAAVIDVRFGDGLIPLERGEVDVLTLAGMGGKTMLDILSSRPDVLENVTDLILQPQGAEGAVRLALLENGWRLKAERLVEEEDRIYVVMAFSRNEGWDKVELVKKVQAWKQRLQLLLEKESMMTGILASEFPSLVYRLVWHFGPLVLEERTDLLRAHLNEYSGMLSRRLEQMKKSHSPEIEAKLREVRDELVFVEGLRIWQ from the coding sequence ATGAAAGTATCAATAACACTCGGACCACGCTTGCAGACAGTCGCAGCATTTGTTCCAGAGGGTGCCAAGCTGGGGGACATAGGGACTGACCATGCGTACCTGCCCATAGTCCTCTATGAGACCCAGCGGATATCAAAAGCGGTCGCAGTAGATGTTCATGAAGGACCGTATCAATCCGCTTTGAATGCCGTAAAAAGTCGAGATTTAGCCGCGGTGATTGATGTGCGATTTGGTGATGGCTTGATCCCGCTCGAACGCGGTGAAGTCGATGTCTTGACACTCGCCGGGATGGGAGGAAAAACCATGCTGGATATCCTTTCTTCTCGACCGGACGTCCTGGAGAACGTGACAGATCTCATTCTTCAACCGCAAGGCGCGGAGGGGGCTGTACGTTTGGCGTTACTAGAGAATGGGTGGCGCCTTAAGGCAGAGCGGTTAGTCGAAGAAGAGGACCGTATCTATGTCGTCATGGCTTTTTCGAGGAACGAAGGATGGGATAAAGTCGAACTGGTGAAGAAAGTGCAAGCTTGGAAACAGCGCTTACAGCTTCTCTTAGAGAAAGAGAGCATGATGACGGGGATCCTAGCATCTGAGTTTCCAAGCTTAGTTTATAGGCTTGTGTGGCATTTTGGGCCTCTTGTCTTGGAAGAGCGAACAGACCTCTTGCGAGCCCATCTGAACGAATACAGTGGCATGCTATCAAGGCGTCTTGAGCAGATGAAAAAGTCTCATAGTCCAGAGATAGAGGCCAAACTTAGAGAGGTCCGCGATGAGTTGGTCTTTGTGGAGGGTTTAAGAATATGGCAGTGA
- a CDS encoding Nif3-like dinuclear metal center hexameric protein — translation MAVTVGLVAQIIEQIAPKSWAEDWDNVGLLVGSGSAPIERILLALDGTLEVVEEAKAFGAQLIVAHHPIIFRPLKNLRADNAAAQVPLRLLQHGIGYYAAHTNLDQSIVSSSQALGEVLGLKKMKTFEEGVEPRGYGVSGYLEHPEKLGILWKSFLSKLRSSDIYAQPYDLAGVRLAGELERVVRKVVIVNGSGSRFVSKALFKGADLLITGDVDHHTVLDALEGGMAVGDLGHFLTEAPMLKAMYHYLSTEKSLQGIEIRVSSINRSPWQL, via the coding sequence ATGGCAGTGACAGTTGGCTTAGTGGCCCAAATCATAGAACAGATAGCACCAAAATCATGGGCTGAGGATTGGGATAATGTCGGGTTGCTCGTCGGAAGCGGATCCGCCCCTATAGAACGCATTCTCCTTGCTTTAGATGGAACGTTAGAAGTGGTTGAAGAAGCCAAAGCTTTTGGAGCACAGCTCATTGTGGCACATCACCCTATCATCTTTCGCCCGCTAAAAAACTTGAGAGCGGATAATGCTGCAGCCCAAGTCCCGCTTCGACTTCTGCAGCATGGGATTGGATATTACGCTGCCCACACGAATTTAGATCAGTCCATCGTTTCTTCAAGCCAAGCCCTTGGCGAGGTCTTAGGACTGAAAAAAATGAAGACTTTTGAGGAAGGAGTCGAGCCACGTGGGTATGGGGTAAGCGGGTATCTAGAGCATCCTGAAAAGCTAGGAATTCTTTGGAAGAGCTTTTTGAGCAAACTACGCTCGTCAGATATTTATGCCCAGCCCTATGACCTAGCGGGTGTTCGACTTGCTGGAGAGTTAGAGAGAGTAGTACGTAAAGTGGTGATTGTCAATGGGAGTGGAAGCCGTTTTGTATCGAAGGCGTTGTTCAAAGGTGCAGACCTACTAATTACAGGGGATGTTGACCATCATACAGTCCTCGACGCACTTGAGGGAGGGATGGCTGTGGGCGATCTCGGACACTTTCTTACCGAGGCACCCATGCTTAAAGCAATGTATCATTACTTATCCACTGAGAAATCCCTACAGGGAATTGAAATTCGCGTGAGTTCGATCAATCGTTCGCCTTGGCAACTATGA